In Osmerus eperlanus chromosome 4, fOsmEpe2.1, whole genome shotgun sequence, the sequence TGTCAGGAACGGAACACTAACTCCTCTTACACAGAAACCTGTTAGCATGAAACACCACCcccacagtgtgtggtgtgtgtggtgtgtgtgtgtggtgggtgggtgtggtgggtggtgtgtgtgtgtcctacaggTGAGGAATGTCGTGGGTGTCCTGAGAGACTGTGCAGCTTGGCGTCTGTCATAAAGCAGACGTGTTGAgacatgttttgtgtgtgtgtgttggtgtgtgtgtgtgcgtgtgtactgcATGGACCAATCCCAGCCTCTGATGTTGTCAACactatctcctcctctcacacctccatctctgtcactTTCTTCTTCCCTGCATCCCTACAGcctactaaacacacacacacacacacaggtcactgtGATCTGGCTCTTGCAGTCAAGAGAGCTTATCAACCTCCTGTTATTATGTGGTACCTGCCCAGGCATGCaagtaaacgcacacacacactaacacacacacacagttcacagtTGAGGGTTTGCTTCTCTGCGGGGCAGAAAGCTTTGTCACCACGTCACTGTTCACGTCCACGCTGGGAAACATCCCTGCGGCCAGTGTTGCCAATCTAGTGACTTTTCACCTATCCTATCTGGCCTAAATCTTATCTAGCGACTTTTCAGAGAGGCTCCAATATCGACTTCTGGTGAGATTTATTTTTGGCAACACTACGTGCAGCTAGCATGTTAGTTATGTTCGTTAGCTATTAGcgttctgtgtttgtattttcaGTTTTACAGTAAACAGATGAGAGGGTGAGATGGCTAAGATGGCGCTCGCTAGCTACTAcgtttttgtttacatttattttgcCCATTTGTTTTCGAGACTGACGAAGCCATGGTCACGGTATTCCCGCCCCCGGCCGTACACGGAGCGGTCAGACCAGCTAAGAGGCCGTGCCGCTCAGGAACCAGTCCTCCTAGGTGGGAACGGGTTCTTTTGCTGCCGAAACAAGAACAACTGGTTCTATATTGGGGCACCGGCCATGGTGGGGACGGAGAGGGAaggtgacagggagacagatgaGGACAGATGAGTTCACTGGAGGACAGGGGAGTGGCTGACTGGTTTAGACTGACTAGCTGGTTCTCATTGGCAGGCTGACTAGCTGACCGACTGactggctagctgactggctgatgactgactgaatgactggctggctgactggctagctgactggctagctgactggctgatgactgactggctggctagctgactggctgactggctggctgactggctgatgactgactggctggctagctgactggctggctgactggctggctgactggctagctgactggctggctggctgactggctagctgactggctggctgactggctagctgactggctagctggctgacaCTTCCTGTTTGTTGCAACATCCACATCACATGCAATTCTTCCATGTCTCTGGGGCAAGAGTGCAGCTCCACGCGTCATTGTTgacccaacacacaaacacccccacactaacacacacgcaatGACAACACAACCTCGTGTGCGTCAGATGGGTCTGAGCTCATAGGAcctttgctgctgctgctgctgctgttctctGGTCCCCCAAACCCCattctgtcaacacacacagaggtgactGTGTGACAGTACACCATGCCATTACCAGAATCACTCCATAACACCTGCACCCTATggtcaccatcacacacacacacacacacacacacacacacagtctgagaaggaggagatggagaggaagacaatgagaaacaaaacaaagagaaCAATAATTTTGAAGCAGCCAGGAGGCCAGAGGAAAGAAAGATGATCACAGGAGGAAACGAGCgatgtaaacagagagagatgaggagagcagAATgtagtgatgaactgctgcagAATGGAGGGATAAACTGCTGCAGAATGGAGGGATAAACTGCTGCAGAATGGAGTGATGAACGGCTAGCATTGCCTCCAATAAGATCCTGCTTCTTGTTCCACTGCAGAGCAGGATCTAATACccatgatgaagaggaggagcattTCTGTCATCGTTACAGAGACTGTGTCCCCGGGCAGGGCAGTCTGGGAGAccctgggggggggcggggagacagacaaccacaaggggggggggggagcagaggtagagtagagagagacagagatggtgagagcagagagagaaagacagggaaagacagagagaacgagagagatgtAGGTTACGGTCAGGATGTGGAAGGGATGAATCCTGTGTTCCCCAAACATGAGTCAGTTGTCTAGAGGCTAACCTGtctggagatgagagagagagagacagagagagagacagagacagagacagagagagagagagagagagagagagagaattgctCATGACCTGATTTCTCCATTAGGCCTTGGCAGAAACAGAGAGCAGAATAGAACTGAACACATGAGCAgagctggatggatggaggtgtttggtcacacacacacacctgcaacaaCATATGAACCTAGCCACTCTGCcttaacataaacacacacacattcaatgtATATGTGACAAAGCAGAGTGACATTTCAGTGGAAACGGCAGCGAACAGATGCTGTGATTCAGtctctcgcgcacacacacacgcacacacacacacacacacaacaaagaaAACAATACATACAATGTGCACGGCTAAACACATCTACATACGCCCCCAACACTTCTGAAgcagagcgagtgtgtgtgtgtgcagctagtgtgtgtgtgtgtgcagcgtgtgtgtgcgcagcgagtgtgtgtgtgattgtttgtaGACACAATAGAGGGGTATTGACCACACACTAAGTATGGAGCCTGCCATTGATTACCTGAAAACCTGgcatatgtgtgtgactgtgaggtgtgcgtgagtgtgtgtaaggtgtgtgtgtctgactgtgaagtgtgtgtgtgtgactagagGTCCTTTGTTTAGCACTGAATGCTAACTCCTCCCACAGAGCACACGCCTTCCACTGGCGCCACCACGACACCCGAAACAAACATCCTCAGTGGACATCAGTCACACAAGCAACATCTCATCTCACTAATGCAATCACCTGAGCTCCACCACCCGCTACACACACCGTCAATCGCCCTGAGCTACACccgctacatttacatttagtcatttagcagatgctcttatccagtgcgacttacagtaagtacagggacattctccccgaggcaagtagggtgaagtgtcttacccaaggacacaatgtcagttggcatgaccgggaatcgaactggcaaccttcggattactagcccactaCACACACCGCCAATCGCCCTGAGCtacaccacctacacacacagccagcgggaggaggaggggtgggggggggttaggaggaAACAGAGGTGTGAGTGGTGATCAGGTAAGACAGATAGGAGGatgagatggatggaaggaggaggtagagatggatgagaggagatgtaaacaaacagatgaacacggggggggggggggggggagaggggagggaggaaaggatgtagggggaggggaggagagggggagagaggttgcATGTCTGGTCTGCAACACGTCTGCGGAGCCTGGGGAATGACGGCTGGTGTACCGTGTGTGTACGAGCCGTACGTACAGGGTTATGTAGAGGGTTAGGTACAGGGTTAGGTATAGGGTTAGGtacagggctagggttaggtaCAGGGTTAGGTACAGGGTTAAGTACAGGGTTAGGTACAGGGTTAGGTATAGGGTTCTAAGCCCTACATGCGACTGGGTCTGACTCTGTGGGCAGGTTTTACCGCTCTGTGATAAGGGTCCGTACGGATGTGACCAATCAGAACACAGATGTTTCACAACTCCTGCCAATCAGTACGTAGCACAAACATTAGGAGCCCGCCCATCCTGTCCAATCAGGTCTGTGAACATACACAATAATATaaaccaggaggagggggggagggggaggtgggagggagtgaaggaggggtTCCCAGGGGAGTCTCTCTATAGGCCAGCATGACagacgagggggaggggcctgcgTGAGTCTCTAaccacctcctacacacacacacacacacacacctcctccacacacacacatactacacacacacacacctcctacacacacacgctacttcATTAcacagtgagtgtgagtgtaggaggtgtgtgggtgtgtagtatgtgtgtgtgtggaggaggtgtgtgtgtgtgtagtggttcTCTAAGTAAATTATGTCTAGCAGCTCGATGTAAACAAAAGCCCTGCCAGATGTCAGGTGACGTCCCGTCACAGCCcagcagcatcacacacacacacgcacacacacacgcacagtaagAGCATatgtccctgcctccctgtctgtcagaaccccctgttctcctgccccTGAGTTCCtgcccctgttctcctgcccctgttctcctgccccTGTGTTCCTGCCCCTGTGTTCCtgcccctgttctcctgcccctgttctcctgccccTGTGTTCCtgcccctgttctcctgcccctgttctcctgcccctgttctcctgcccctgttctcctgccccTGTGTTCCTGCCCCTGTGTTCCtgcccctgttctcctgcccctgttctcctgcccctgttctcctgccccTGTGTTCCTGCCCCTGTGTTCCTGCCCCTGTGTTCCtgcccctgttctcctgcccctgttctcctgcccctgttctcctgcccctgtgcgcgcgcgtgcgtgtgtgtgtgtgtagaggggggggggcaaggttaTTACCTATTATGGATGAATGATATAtccagtgcattgtgggtacaGGCTCATAATAATGGCTAACTGGGTTAGAGTTCCTGTAGCAGAGTTaggaggatgatggagggaggagatgccagcagagacacacaccatcacTTTGACTTTATTTGTACTctatttgtttttctttgtcaTCACATTATGAGTGTAAGAcctactcgtgtgtgtgtgtgtgtgtgtgtgtgcgtgtgtgtgtgtgtgtgtgtgtgtgtacgcctggGAAAGCAAAAGACAGAACAAGACAAAGGCAGGAAATTTTGAGATCAGTTTGACAGATTaaccacagacagagagagagagagggagagagagcgagagaaataaATGACTGTAGGCATGGTTTCATAGTGGGCGTCAGAGTTACGGTAAACAGCTGGGGGAAACTGCCTAGATCTCCCACCTGCCTAGAAGGGGGGCAGAGGGTTcagagatggggaaggagagagggctggagggagggaggatgacaaGGAGGCTGGACAGAGCAGCCTGCATATCACAACAACATCATGCTCCATTCCTGAGTGTTCAGACACAACCACACCAGCACAGATGACACAGTCTGTTCTGTCTAGCTATTTATGACGTGATCACTGACCAGGTGTGGAGGTGactgtgagggtgtggaggtgactgtgtgggggtgctgaggtgactgtgtgggggtgtggaggtgactgtgtgggtgtggaggtgactgtgagggtgtggaggtgactgtgagggtgtggaggtgatgacaGACTACCAGGGTGTTACAGAGACACTGCTCTCACGGTCATATGTCTCTGTCAGGATCAGCGATCGATTAATCCATTTTTAACCACTAACAGTATCAACAGAGAGATGGGCCAATCGGAAGGTTCATGGACACTCTGCTCAACCAATCAGACGATCGTCTCCATTGGACTGACCAAAGctgtccatacacacacaaacaaacacacacacagtccactctCAGCTGACCCCAGAGAGAGTGAAGCTTTCATCTGCAACAGCTGCCTCAGAAGGAGAGagttggagaaggagagagaaacaggagagagtagaggaggaggagagagagaaacaggagagagtagaggaggaggagagagagaaacaggagagagtagaggaggaggagagagagaaacaggagagagtagaggaggaggagagagagaaacaggagaatagaggaggaggagagaaacaggagaatagaggaggaggagagaaacaggagaatagaggaggaggagagagagacacaggagagagtaggaggagagagagacacaggagagagtagaggaggagagagagaaacaggagaatagaggaggagaagagaaacaggagaatagaagaggagagagaaacaggagaatagaggaggagagagaaacaggaaaatagacgagagagaaacaggagaatagaggaggaggagagaaacaggagaatagaagggaggagagagaaacaggagaatagaggaggaggagagagaaacaggagaatagaagaggagagagaaacaggagaatagaggaggagagagaaacaggagaatagaggaggagagagaaacaggagaatagaggaggagagagaaacaggagagaaaCGGGAgaatagaagaggagagagaaacaggagaatagaggaggagagagaaacaggagaatagaagaggagagaaacaggagaatagaggaggagagaaacaggagaatagaagaggagagagaaacaggagaatagaggaggaggagagagaaacaggagaatagaggagagagaaacaggagaatagaggagagagaaacaggagaatagaggaggagagagaaacaggagaatagaggaggagagaaacaggagaatagaagaggagagagaaacaggagaatagaggaggaggagagagaaacaggagaatagaggaggagagagaaacaggagaatagaggagagagaaacaggagaatagaggaggaggagagaaacaggagaatagaggaggagagagaaacaggagaatagaggaggagagagaaacagaagaatagaggaggaggagagaaacaggagaatagaggaggaggagagaaacaggagaatagaggaggaggagagaaacaggagaatagaagaggagagagaaacaggagaatagaggaggagagaaacaggagaatagaagaggagagagaaacaggagaatagaggaggagagagaaacaggagaatagaggaggaggagagaaacaggagaatagaggagagagaaacaggagaatagaggaggaggagagaaacaggagaatagaggaggagagaaacaggagaatagaggaggagagagaaacaggagaatagaggaggaggagagaaacaggagaatagaagaggagagagaaacaggagaatagaggaggagagagaaacaggagagtagaggaggagagaaacaggagaatagaggagaaggagagagacacgcacctccatctctacacaaCAGACCAAgtgaccccccctcccatcccagcCCCCAACCTAGACTAGCAGGTACCTGCCTCTAACCCCCTAGCATTCATCTCCCTGacatccagaacacacacacacagagacggagGTGAGACTCACCCATCCTCCCTGGCTGTGTATCCAGGGCTGGATGTGGTTGTCCAGATAGACGCTCATCCAGTCTGCGATGCGAGGCACCAGCGAGCTCATCTCCTTCTCCACGCACTCCACGCACAGCGCCCCTCCGAAGGCAAACAGCCCCACCACGCGGCCCCAGTTGACGCCGTCGCGGAACACCTCGTCCATGACGCTCTCGAAGCTGCGGTACGCGGTGCCGGGCGTGATGTGCAGCTGGGACGACAGGTCGCTGAAGGCGCGGGCGTAACGCAGCTCAAACTCGTTGGCCGAGTCTCTTAGAGCCTCCTTCACCTCGTCTAGCCCCGCTCCCAATGACGGACGTCTCCGCGGCGACGAGGGCGGCTGGGCCGGGGGGGGCGTTCCGGGGCTGGTGCCGTTAAGGGCCCCGTTGGCGTGCGGTGAGGCCCCCCCGGGCTGCTCTGGGAGAGCGCTGGTCAGCTCTATGTGACTGAGGGGGAAGTCTCTCTGAGCAAGTTTATACTTGATATAAAACACCACCAGGTCTCTGTTCTGTGTCATGGTAACTGGACTgggtcctcttctctcttcttctctcctgtcctctctctctcctctcttctctctgtgtgtcggcTGCTGTCCTCCAGGGTCAGACCCCCATGCCAGGCCTCTCCGGCTCCAGAGATGAAGACAGTGTGTGGGCAGCTGCAGCCTGTCAGCGCCCCTGCTCAGACCCTGTGGGGAGACAACACTACAGTGAAGCACTTCAAACGGACAAAGTCAAACCTATaaccaagggtgtgtgtgtgtgtgtgtgtgtgtgtgtgtgtttgagaggggaACAGAACACTAGACAGGTGGAGGTCAAAGTTCATCTTTTTTAATTGGTATGTTACATGGCAGCAGATGGTACAGGTCGACGGCAGACGTGACCTGTCTGACACGCGGACCACACGCACACTGCTtcctctcacctcacctccaaCTCGCGATCACAACACATTATGGGATGTTTATAACTCTCTCATATATATCGTCAAAAGACAAATATATATTCTAACCAGAAATGTGCTTACATTCTCATGTAGGCACAATTTCGATGTACTGTCATGTGATTGTATAGCGCTTTAGGAACGAGGTAAACACTGCCCGAAAATTACTAACGTGCGTAGCTCATTTAAATCTGTTCTAATCGCAAATATtaacaagaaaaacatttgTACATTCAActaatataataataacaatttaGTGTAGTGACGATCGAAAGATGTTATAATCTAAAAACACAATCCATACATCAGACACCATCCCGTTTAAACAGGCGGGCTCGAAGATGAGTCTGTTGTTGTCGGTCGTTCTTACAAAGGCGCGCTCTCACCCACGAGCTTGACCTTTTCTATGGTAATAATGACATTTGGGATGATCAACGGCGTTTAAAAAAACACCTTATTGTAGGTGAACACTTTACAGATGGAAACCCCATGCAAAACCGCGGTGTGTTACGAAACACCCATCATAAAAATGAATGGTAGCTCTTGTCCCTAAACCAGATAAGTGACCGTGTGTTTGCTCTCTAAGCGTTTGCTTAAATATGTCATGTATTTATAAAATAGttatacatttttttattcGAAAATCCATCTTAAACATAATATCTCAGCAGCAACTTTGACCAAGTATTGTAGAAGATTGTTTACTGTACTATTCACACAAGATTGAGCCATACCATACAACACGTGGTGTAGTCCTACGCACGTAAACAGTCTAACAAAGTGCTCCGTGACTGGGGACGGTTGCTGCACATATATCCATGTAAAATCGATCTAACAAGCAAAAGCTAAATTTGGGCAAAACTTTGTTTGAAAACgagaaaaattaaaataaacataaaaTCAATTTAACACTTTACGACCTTACCTACAGTTGTGCGTTAAACCCGTGAAAAATATCTTCAACTCACACAAGGCCTCCTTGTCAAGGATGAAATCCTTCAAAATAGGTTATGTTCTGTTCTTCAGTATGTCTGTAACTAATCAGTTCCCAACGTTAAGGACCGCTGTCAAATATTCACTGGCATTCTCTGTTAGCTAAGTCTGTGTTCCACACTGCCGAGTCCCTCCCATTGCACGCAGCGTAAACCACCCAGCCCATTACGTAACGAAGATTCCCCATTCTGTCGCCTATCACAACCAATATCACAGACCTTTAAACGCTACGTTAACCCTTCCGGAGTTTGGGTTGGCATACCCTAAAAACTAGTAAACTTACCACattaataaatacagaaataaccTTTGGAAAGTATGGATGTAGTTAGTTGAACCAGAGACAGATTTCCTGAAAGTCTAGCTGGATAAAGCCAGCTTTAGCCGACCGTGACTCACCCGAGATAGACAGTCATTTAAAACGGACACTGCTACTCATGTGACGGTTGGTACTAGCTAGTTCTATATTAGAAATATTGTAGACAGGAGTTGCAGCCAAACGCAATTTGCCTCTACAAGAAACAGAGATGTGAAGAAAATAccatacccccccccttcccccctccagcaGTTTCCGCTGGACTAGGCTAGCTTTCAGTAGACGATTCTCGGTCTTTCTGGAACTAAGGCGTGATCCATCAGAAAATCTATCTGCATTTTGGTTTGCTCACCCCCAAAAACCGGTTATATGCACCCTCGAAAACAGCGGCACTCTTACCTCCTCGAACTATCAGGGTCTACGGACCCCTCTGATAAAGGATGACAATTCCTCGCAGAGGATCCAGTCGTCGGCAGACGGCATATCCGACATTTCTGCTGCAGCCAGCGAGATAGCGAAGCTAGCGgctgctgcctggctggttTGTTGAAGAGAACCGCCCCCTCTCTGTGAATGACGCTTAGTTTATCCAACTACAGTAGCGACGATAGAGCGTCCTCACATTGCAGTTAAACGTGGATAAATCAGAAACATCTCCCTGGAGAAATGTAGTTAGCTAagaagctacacacacagacgtgcagTTTGCTGGTTAGCTCGCTTGCTAACTTTCACGCCTTTCATCATACTAGCAAAGCTAATCCGTTAGCGTGGCTGGAGAACTGGAGGCAACATTAGTaccagctactgtagctagcttggTAAGAGTCCCACTAAGATCATATTATAGCTAACAAGACCTACATAGGCTCGTTGTACAGCTTGCTACCAATAAAAACTGAAAACCTACCTAAACATAGTTTGGAGTAAGCAAGGAAGTTGGACTATATACAAACTTTGTGGGTTGCATGATAAAGAGTATTTCCAATTGCTGGAGCTAGCATCATTCATTCACACTGCCATCACAAAAACAAAGGATGTTGCATATCTCCATGGTAACCTTTGTTACCCCAAAATGTGTCTTCCTACATTTTGACGCTCAGTGTTGATAACAGCGCCGCGCCGTGGTCTTATAGAAAACACAGTATCGCCACATTA encodes:
- the bcl2l1 gene encoding bcl-2-like protein 1, which produces MTQNRDLVVFYIKYKLAQRDFPLSHIELTSALPEQPGGASPHANGALNGTSPGTPPPAQPPSSPRRRPSLGAGLDEVKEALRDSANEFELRYARAFSDLSSQLHITPGTAYRSFESVMDEVFRDGVNWGRVVGLFAFGGALCVECVEKEMSSLVPRIADWMSVYLDNHIQPWIHSQGGWERFAEIYGHDSAADSRKSQESFRKWLLAGMTLVTGVVVGSLIAQKRL